The DNA region CGCGAGCTGACCCGCCGCCACGGCACCCTGCTGATCATCGACGAGACCCACACCATCTCCACCGGCCCCGGCGGCTGCACCCGCGCCTGGAACCTGCAGCCGGACTTCATCACCCTCGGCAAGCCCATCGCCGGCGGCGTGCCCTGCTCCGTCTACGGCTGCACCGCCGAGATGGCCCAGGCCATGAAGCTGGCCCGCAAGCACGCCAGCGAACAGTCCGGCGGCCACGGCCACAGCGGCATGGGCACCACCCTCTCGGCCAACGCCCTGGCCATGCACTGCATGCGCGCCAACCTGGAACAGGTGATGACCCCGGCCGCCTATGACCACATGCTGCCCCTGGCGGCACGCCTGGCCGAAGGCTTCCGGGGACTTATCCACAAGCACCACCTGGCGTGGTCGGTGACCGAGCTGGGCGCCCGCTGCGAGTTCCAGTTCTGCGCCACCTCGCCGCGCACCGGTGCCGAGGCCGAAGCGGCCTTCCACGACAGCCTGCAGATGGCCCTGCACCTCTACCTGATCAACCGGGGCATCCTCATCACCCCGTTCCACAACATGACCCTGTGCTGCCCGGACACCACCGAGGCCGACGTCGACCGCCTGATCACCACCCTCGACCAGGCCCTGGCCGAGCTCCTGGCCATCCCCGGCGCCCGACTCTGAACGCGAGAACCCCCATGCGATTCGCCGACCCCCAGGAAGCCCGTGACTTCCTCGAACGCCACCCCGAAGTCCGCAGCATCGAACTGATGCTGTTCGACGCCAACGGCATCCCGCGCGGCAAACTGCTGCACCGCGACGAGCTGCTGGCCATCTACGAGAATGGCCGCCCGCTGCCCAGCTCCATCCTCTCGCTGACCATCCAGGGCGAGGACGTGGAAGCCAGTGGCCTGGTCTGGGAAGTGGCCGACGCCGACTGCTGGACCTACCCGGTGCCCGGCTCCCTGGCCCTGCAACCCTGGCGCAGCAGCCCCACCGCCCAGGTGCAGGTGAGCATGCACCCGACCCGGGGCCTGCCCGCCACGCCCGGTGACCCGCGCCACGTGCTGGCCCGCGCCATCGACCGGCTCAAGGCCGACGGCTACCACCCGGTGATGGCGGTGGAGCTGGAGTTCTACCTGCTGGACAAGGCACGCGACGCCAACGGTCGCCCGCAGCCGGCGCTGCAGGCCAATGGCGTGCGCCCGCAGGCGCCGCAGGTCTACGGCGTGTACGAACTGGAGCAGCTGCAGCCCTTCCTCGACGACCTCTACAGCGCCTGCGAGGCCCAGGGCCTGCCGCTGCGCACCGCCATCTCCGAATACGCCCCCGGCCAGCTGGAGCTGACCCTGGAACACCGCTTCGACGCGCTCCAGGCCATCGACGAAGGCGTGCGCTACAAGCGCCTGGTCAAGGGCGTGGCCAACAAGCACGGCCTGGTGGCCTGCTTCATGGCCAAGCCCTTCGGCGACCTGGCCGGCAGCGGCATGCACCTGCACGTCAGCCTGGCCGACGAGGCGGGCAACAACCTGATGGCCAGCGAGGACCCGCACGGCACCCCGCTGCTGCGCCACGCCATCGGCGGGATGATGGCGACCCTCGACGACGCCCTGGCGATCTTCTGCCCCAACGCCAACTCCTACCGGCGCTTCCAGGCCAACAGCTACGCGCCGCTGGCCAAGAGCTGGGGGGTGAACAACCGCACCGTGTCCTTCCGCGTCCCCGGCGGCCCGGCCCAGAGCCGGCATGTCGAGCACCGCATCTGCGGCGCCGACGCCAACCCCTACCTGGCCGCCGCCGCGATGCTGGCGGGCATCCACAAAGGCATCCGCGAGCAGATCGACCCGGGCCAGGCCATCACCGGCAACGGTTACGAACAGGCCCGCGAGACCCTGGCCACCGACTGGCTCACCGCCCTGCGCACCCTGGAGCGCTCGGCCTGGGCGAAGGAGGCCCTGGGCGAAGGCTTCCTCGACATCTTCCTCGCCATCAAATGGGAAGAGTTCCGCCAGTTCGTCAGCGAGGTGGGCGAGCAGGACTGGCGCTGGTACCTGACCCACGCCTGACCGCATGGGGTTGTGGACAAGTTGTTTATCCACAACCCCACCAGCCGCAAACCGCAACTCGCAGGATGGGTAGAGCGGAGCGAAACCCATCCATTCCGAGTACCGGCATGAGTTCGGCGTCGGGCGGGCAGCATGGGTTTCGCGGGGCTCTACCCATCCTACGGTGCGGAGCGCGGCCAGGTGTTTATCCACAGGCGGTGCCCTGTGCTCCGCGCCGGGCTCGCTGCGTCTACAGTTTCACTTCCCAGCCCCGAGACAGAGCCCCTCCATGGAACCCGGCAACGCGCAACTGACGATGACCGTCCTCATGACCCCGGACATGGCCAATTTCTCCGGCAACGTCCACGGCGGCACCCTGCTCAAGTACCTCGACGAGGTGGCCTACGCCTGCGCCAGCCGCTACGCCGGGCGCTACGTGGTGACCCTCTCGGTGGACCAGGTGGTGTTCCGCGAGCCGGTGCACGTGGGCGAGCTGGTGACCTTCCTCGCCTCGGTCAACTACACCGGCACCACGTCCATGGAGATCGGCATCAAGGTGGTGACCGAGAACATCCGCGAGCGCTCCGTGCGCCACACCAACAGCTGCTTCTTCACCATGGTGGCGCTGGATGACGACCGCAAGGCGGCTCCCGTGCCACCGCGCCAGCCGCAGACCGCCGAGGAGAAGCGACGCTTCCTGCAGGGCCAGCAGCGCCGGCAGATCCGCCAGGAAATGGAGCGCCGCTACCGTGAGCTGCGCGAGAACGGCAGCGAGAGCCCCGCTACATCCTGAAAAATAATCTGACGGACTTTTCATACAATCACCGTCAGCCAACGGGTAACCTGACGCACGCGGCGGCAGCCGCGTTCGCCACGGGCCAGGCCCCGTGAACCCCCTTCGAACCGTCCTCCGCAGCGATGCGCACACCGCTGCGGCCTGGATGTTCCCTGCGTGCAAGGAGCCGCCGCATGCCCCACCACACACCGCTGATCGCGACCCTCTCCGCCGGCCTGGTGCTGGCCTTCCTGCTCGGCAGCCTGGCCAACCGCCTGCGCATCTCGCCGCTGGTGGGCTACCTGCTGGCCGGCGTTCTCGCGGGACCCTTCACCCCGGGTTTCGTCGCCGACCAGGCGCTGTCCCAGGAGATCGCCGAGCTGGGGGTGATCCTGCTGATGTTCGGCGTCGGCCTGCACTTCTCCCTCAAGGACCTGATGTCGGTGAAGAACATCGCCATCCCCGGTGCCGTGGTGCAGATCGCCGTCGCCACCCTGCTGGGCATGGGCCTGGCCTGGGGGCTCGACTGGTCGCTGGGCGGCGGGCTGGTGTTCGGCCTGGCGCTGTCGGTGGCGAGCACCGTGGTGCTGCTGCGGGCCCTGGAGGAACGCCAGCTGCTCGATACCCAGCGCGGCCGCATCGCCGTCGGCTGGCTGATAGTCGAGGACCTGGTGATGGTGCTGACCCTGGTCCTGCTGCCGGCGCTCTCGGGCATGCTCGGCGGCAAGGCCCATGGCGGGGGCGAGATCAGCCTCGGCGTCGAACTGCTGCTGACCCTGGGCAAGGTCACCGCCTTCGTGGTGCTGATGCTGGTGGTCGGCCGCCGCCTGATCCCCTGGGTGCTGGCCAAGGTCGCCGGCACCGGCTCGCGGGAGCTGTTCACCCTCGCCGTGCTGGCCATCGCCATGGGCATCGCCTACGGCTCGGCCATCCTCTTCGACGTGTCCTTCGCCCTGGGCGCCTTCTTCGCCGGCATGGTGCTCAACGAGTCGGAGCTCAGCCATGACGCCGCGGAGAAGACCCTGCCCCTGCGCGACGCCTTCGCGGTGCTGTTCTTCGTCTCGGTGGGCATGCTCTTCGACCCGCTGATCCTGATCCGCGAGCCGCTGCCGGTGCTGGCCACCTTCCTGGTGATCGTGCTCGGCAAGTCGGTGGCGGCCTATGTCATCGTGCGTGCCTTCGGCCACCCCAAGAGCACCGCCCTGACCATCTCCGCCAGCCTGGCGCAGATCGGCGAGTTCAGCTTCATCCTCATCGGCCTGGGGCTGGACCTGGAGCTGATGCCGCAGACCGGCCGCGACCTGTTGCTGGCCGGTGCCATCCTCTCGATCCTGGTCAACCCGCTGCTGTTCATCGCCATCGGCCGCTGGCAGGCACGCCAGGACCGCAAGGCGGCGGAGCTGCCGCCGGAGCAGGCAGCGGTCGAGGACGTGCCGCCGGCGATCGAGGAACACGACCACGCCATCCTCATCGGCTATGGCCGCGTCGGCCGCAAGATCGCCCTGCGCCTGCGCGAGGCCGGCACGCCGCTGGTGGTGATCGAGGACAGCCGTGCGGGACTGGATGAATTGCGCGAGGCGGGCATCAGCGCGGTGCTCGGCAACGCGGCGCGACCCGAGGTGCTGGAGCTGGCGCAGCTGGCGCGGGCGCGCTGGCTGCTGCTGGCGATCCCCAATGGTTTCGAGGCCGGGCAGATCGCCCAGCAGGCCCGCGTGGTGAACCCGCGGCTGACCATCATCGCCCGCGCCCACTTCGACGCCGAGGTGGAGCACCTGGAACAGAACGGCGCGGACCTGGTGATCATGGGCGAGCGAGAGATCGCCCGCGCCATGATCGACCGCGTCGCCGCCGACCAGGCCACCCCGGACGCACCGGTCGCGGCCTGACGACGGCGCGAGCCGTCACTCGGCGTGCTGGTGCGCGCCGTGGTCCATGTGCTCCATGTGCTGCATCTGCCCGTCGGCCTTGGCGGGTGCCTCCTTCTGCACGGCGATCTCCACCTGCAGGTCGCCGGCCTTCTCGAAGTGCAGGGTGAGCGGGAAGCGCTCGCCATCCTTCAGCGGCTGCTTCAGGCCGAACAGCATCAGGTGGTAGCCGCCCTGCTCCAGGCGCACCTCGCCACCGGCGGGGATGGCCAGGCCGCCCTGCACCTGCTGCATCTTCATCATGCCGTTGACGTGAGCGTGCTCGTGGATCTCGGCCTTGCTCGCGCGCGGTGTATCGGCGCCCAGCAGGCGGTCCGGCGTGTCGCCGCCGTTGTGCACCACCAGGTAGGCCGCGCCGTTGGGCGAGACCGGCGGCACTTCCAGGGCCCAGGGGTGCTCGATGTGCAGCTTGCCCAGCTCGTATTCATGGGCCTGGGCGAAGGGGACGAAGCCCAGCAGGGCGATCAGGGTCAGCAGTGTCTTGCGCATGTTCAACTCCATCAATCGATAAGCAGATTGGGCGCCCGCCATGCGAGCGCCGATGAAAACCCGTGGCGGGATCAGCCCGCCATCACCCTGCCGCCGCCGAAGCGCGACAGCACCAGCCGGTCCAGGGCCCAGACCAGCACCAGCGACAGGCCCACCAGGGGAAAGGCCACGCCCAGCACCAGCATGATCACCACCGCGCCACGCCACAGCGGCAGGCCGTGGGGCAGCGGCGGCACGCCGAGGCGGCCGCTGGGCCTGCGCTTCCACCAGAGCACCAGGCCGCTGACCGCGCTGAGCAGGATCATCAGGCACACGGCGAACATCAGCAGCTGGTTGGCCAGGCCGAAGAGACGACCCTCGTGCAGCATCACGCCGGTCTCCACGCTCCGGGCGACGAGCCCGTAGTCCCGCCAGCGCACATCGGCCAGCACCTTGCCGCTGTAGCGGTCCAGGTGCAAGGTCGCGTCGTTGCGCGGGTCGTCGGCGAACACGGCGATGCTGAACACGCCCGTGGGCGTGGTCGGCAGGGTGATCCCGTAGCCCGGCACCACACCGCGCTCGCGGGCGGTGTCGACCACCTGCTGCAGCGGGATGCTCGGCGTATCGGTTGCCGCTGCACGATCGTGCCCGGCGTGGGCACGGTGGGCGGCATGGGCATCCGATTCGGGCAGCGGCGTGTTCTCCACCGCCCAGGGCACGGTCTGGTCACTGGCGCTGTTGAGGCTGCGCGCCAGCTCGCCGGACTTCGGTACCTCGTTCCACATGGCGGCGGGGAAGCGGTTCCACACATCGGCGAAGCTCGCCCCCCAGAAACCGGTCCAGGTCATGCCGGTGAGCAGCATGAACAGCAGCAGCAGGCTGCCCCAGAAGCCGGTGACGCCGTGCAGGTCGCGCCAGAACAGGCGCCCGCGCGCGGACAGGCGCGGCCACAGCACGCCGGCGCCGGACCGCCCTCGCGGCCACCAGAGGTAGAGCCCCGACACCACCAGGACGATGCCCCAGCCGGCCGCCAGTTCGATCAGCCGATCGCCGACCGTGCCGATCATCAGCTCGCCGTGCAGGGCGCGGGTGGCCGCCTGCAGGTTCCAGAAGGCGTCCTGGGTGCCCAGCAACTTGCCGCTGTAGGGGTCGAGGAACAGGTTCAGGGTGCGGCCGGCGTCGGCGATGACGAACTGGGCACTGTGCCCGGCATCCACCGGCGGCAGGTACTGGCTGACGCTGGCCTGTGGATAAGCCTCGCGCACCCGCTGCAGCTGGGCGTCGGCGTCCAGCGCGTGGTGGCCCGGCTGCACCTGCAGCAGGTCGGCGTACATCAGCGCGTCGAGCTGCGGCTTGAACAGGTAGATGCTGCCGGTGACCGACAACAGGATCATGAAGGGGATGACGAAGAGGCCGGCGTAGAAATGCCAGCGCCAGGCCAGGTTGTAGAACGAGACAGCAGGTTTGCTCATGGTCGTGCTCGCCTAGAAAGCGCCTCTCTGGGTTCGCGCGCAGCGACGTGGCTGGCGCGGCGGAGGCTTGGCGCCAGCCGACGCGCCCAGGGAAGGCGGCAAGGTTGGCGCGGTGCGTGGATCAGGCGAGGGTAACGGGTGGCGCGCGGGAACGTGAGCCGGGGAAGATCGCCGAGCCGGCATGGCCCGAGTCGACCGGGGCCAGGCGAGGTGCCCGGACGAGGTCCGCCAGGGCGGAGGCCACCAGCGGTGCGGAACTCAACGCCGGGCAATTGAGCAGCAGGGTGCAGTAGCCGCACTTGGCCCAGGCCGCCTCGTGGTCCGGCTGGCCCGGCGCCTTCTGCGGGGCGCCGTGCTCGGCGGAGCAGGCCAGTTCGCCCATCCAGGCCGGCACGCCCTGGTGGTCCATGGCACGGGCCTGGGACAGCAACGGACCGGCGAACACCAGCAGCATGGCCAGAAGGCCAAGCCAGGCGCCGCTGCGGATTGTCGTGTGTCGAGCCACTGCTGCCGTCCCGGAATCGAGGGGGTGAAGAGCGGGCGCCATGCTAGCCGCACGCCGCCACGGGTTGAAGCATAGCGGCTGAGTCAGATGGCCGCAGTGGGCGGCGGCAAATTCCCGCTCAACCCAGGCGCCGTGCCTCGAACTTCACCCGGGGATGGGCGATGCGGTCCTGGGCGCGTACCAGTTCCAGCTCGTAGCTGCCGCACGCCTGGGTCTCCAGCAGCACCTCGTGCACGGCGGCGGCGCTGAATTCGAAGGCGCCGAGCAGGTCGTCGCCCAGCAGCAGTCGCGCCAGGAACACCCCGGAGGTGAGGTCGCCCACGCCCACCGGCTGACGCGGGAAGGCCAGCAGCGGGCGGCGCAGGAGCCAGGTGCCCTCGGCGCTGGCCAGCAGCATCTCGAAGTTCTCGGCGGCGCGGCCCGGGTAGTCCAGGTGCTTGACCAGCACGGCCTTCGGCCCGCGTGCAAGCAGCGCCCGGGCCATGCCCACGCAATCCTCCAGCGAGGTGGGGCGGCGGCCGGCGAAGCTGTTCAGCTCCAGCTGGTTGGGGCACAGCAGGTCGGCCACGGCGGCGGCTTCCTCGAGGAGGAAGGTGCTGACTTCCGGCGCCACGATGCAGCCTTTCTCCGGGTGGCCCATCACCGGGTCGCAGAGGTACAGGGCACGCGGGTTGGCCCGCTTGATGCGCGCCACCACCTCGAGGATCTCGCGCCCCTGGGCCGCACTGCCGAGGTAGCCCGAGAGCACCGCGTCGCAGTTGCCCAGTTCGCCGATGGCGGCGATGCCCTCCACCAGCGTCGGTATCTGGTTGGGCGGCAGCACCTCGCCCGTCCACTGCGCGTACTGGGTGTGGTTGGAGAACTGCACGGTGTTCAGCGGCCAGACATTGACCCCGAGACGCTCGACGGGAAACACCGCCGCGCGGTTGCCGGCGTGGCCGAAGACCACATGGGACTGGATGCTGAGGAGATGGGGCGTTCGCGACATTGGGTGGACCCTGGGCTCGACGGGTGGGAGGACGGGCCTGGCTTACGGCGACAGGCTCACTACCATGGTGGCAAGATTCTCCCATCCTCCGCCGCAAGAGCCACCATGGAATTCCTGTATTTTTCGCCGATGCTGCTGGGCCTCAACCTGATGCTCGGCAGCGCCGTCGCCTGCACTGGCCTGTGGTACTTCTCGCGGCCCTACCGCGGCCCGGGCCTGTGGATGGCCGGCGCCTGGCTGCTGATTTTCGGCATCCTCGCCTTCTTCGTCTTCGTCGCCACCGGCAACCGCCCGCTGAACGTGCTCGGCAACGCCACGCAGCTGGCGGGCGAGGCGGTGCTGATGCTCGGGGTGTTCCGCTTCCTCGGCCGCCCGCTGCCCTGGTGGACGGTGCCGGTCAGCGCCGGGCTGATGGCCGCCGCCAACAGCTGGCACTGGTGGGTGGCGCCGCTGAACAGCGAATTGCTCATCGCGCTGTACGCCGGCATCGGCGGCCTCCTGCCGCTTCAGGCCGCCAACGCCCTGCTGCGCTACCCGCGGGAGCCGGAGCTGCGCAGTGTCTGCCGCTGCGTCGGCATCGTCCTGCTCGGCTATGCGCTGGTCACGCTGCTGCGGGGCGCCATCGCCGTGCACGACTGGCTCAATGCCGTCGAGCACGCCGACGTGACCCGCTCCATGGCCTACCTGTTGCCCTACAACTTCGGCATTCCGCTCTGGGTCATCGCGCTGCTCGGCCTGGCGCTGATGACCATGCGCCGCATCCTTCTCGACAGCCAGCGCAACGCCCGCCACGCCGAGGCCAGCGCGCAGCGTTTCGAACGGCTGATGGGGGTGACCAGCGCCGGCGTCCTGGTGCTGCAGGACGGGCGCATCCACGACAGCAACCCGACGCTCGAGGCGCTCTTCGACCAACCGCGCGAAGCACTGCAGCGGCAGGCGCCCGAGCAGTTGTTCGTCGAGGCCGAACGGGCGCGCATCGGCCAGTTGCTCGCCCGTGGGGACGGCGCCCCCGCCGACGCGCTCGCGCTGCGCCGTGATGGCTCGACCTTCCCGGCCGAGCTGGCGGTCACCAACCTCGACGGCAGCGGCCAGCAGCTCATGGAGGTGCGCGACGTCAGCCA from Pseudomonas tohonis includes:
- a CDS encoding glutamine synthetase family protein: MRFADPQEARDFLERHPEVRSIELMLFDANGIPRGKLLHRDELLAIYENGRPLPSSILSLTIQGEDVEASGLVWEVADADCWTYPVPGSLALQPWRSSPTAQVQVSMHPTRGLPATPGDPRHVLARAIDRLKADGYHPVMAVELEFYLLDKARDANGRPQPALQANGVRPQAPQVYGVYELEQLQPFLDDLYSACEAQGLPLRTAISEYAPGQLELTLEHRFDALQAIDEGVRYKRLVKGVANKHGLVACFMAKPFGDLAGSGMHLHVSLADEAGNNLMASEDPHGTPLLRHAIGGMMATLDDALAIFCPNANSYRRFQANSYAPLAKSWGVNNRTVSFRVPGGPAQSRHVEHRICGADANPYLAAAAMLAGIHKGIREQIDPGQAITGNGYEQARETLATDWLTALRTLERSAWAKEALGEGFLDIFLAIKWEEFRQFVSEVGEQDWRWYLTHA
- a CDS encoding acyl-CoA thioesterase, giving the protein MEPGNAQLTMTVLMTPDMANFSGNVHGGTLLKYLDEVAYACASRYAGRYVVTLSVDQVVFREPVHVGELVTFLASVNYTGTTSMEIGIKVVTENIRERSVRHTNSCFFTMVALDDDRKAAPVPPRQPQTAEEKRRFLQGQQRRQIRQEMERRYRELRENGSESPATS
- the ybaL gene encoding YbaL family putative K(+) efflux transporter encodes the protein MPHHTPLIATLSAGLVLAFLLGSLANRLRISPLVGYLLAGVLAGPFTPGFVADQALSQEIAELGVILLMFGVGLHFSLKDLMSVKNIAIPGAVVQIAVATLLGMGLAWGLDWSLGGGLVFGLALSVASTVVLLRALEERQLLDTQRGRIAVGWLIVEDLVMVLTLVLLPALSGMLGGKAHGGGEISLGVELLLTLGKVTAFVVLMLVVGRRLIPWVLAKVAGTGSRELFTLAVLAIAMGIAYGSAILFDVSFALGAFFAGMVLNESELSHDAAEKTLPLRDAFAVLFFVSVGMLFDPLILIREPLPVLATFLVIVLGKSVAAYVIVRAFGHPKSTALTISASLAQIGEFSFILIGLGLDLELMPQTGRDLLLAGAILSILVNPLLFIAIGRWQARQDRKAAELPPEQAAVEDVPPAIEEHDHAILIGYGRVGRKIALRLREAGTPLVVIEDSRAGLDELREAGISAVLGNAARPEVLELAQLARARWLLLAIPNGFEAGQIAQQARVVNPRLTIIARAHFDAEVEHLEQNGADLVIMGEREIARAMIDRVAADQATPDAPVAA
- a CDS encoding copper chaperone PCu(A)C, translated to MRKTLLTLIALLGFVPFAQAHEYELGKLHIEHPWALEVPPVSPNGAAYLVVHNGGDTPDRLLGADTPRASKAEIHEHAHVNGMMKMQQVQGGLAIPAGGEVRLEQGGYHLMLFGLKQPLKDGERFPLTLHFEKAGDLQVEIAVQKEAPAKADGQMQHMEHMDHGAHQHAE
- a CDS encoding PepSY-associated TM helix domain-containing protein encodes the protein MSKPAVSFYNLAWRWHFYAGLFVIPFMILLSVTGSIYLFKPQLDALMYADLLQVQPGHHALDADAQLQRVREAYPQASVSQYLPPVDAGHSAQFVIADAGRTLNLFLDPYSGKLLGTQDAFWNLQAATRALHGELMIGTVGDRLIELAAGWGIVLVVSGLYLWWPRGRSGAGVLWPRLSARGRLFWRDLHGVTGFWGSLLLLFMLLTGMTWTGFWGASFADVWNRFPAAMWNEVPKSGELARSLNSASDQTVPWAVENTPLPESDAHAAHRAHAGHDRAAATDTPSIPLQQVVDTARERGVVPGYGITLPTTPTGVFSIAVFADDPRNDATLHLDRYSGKVLADVRWRDYGLVARSVETGVMLHEGRLFGLANQLLMFAVCLMILLSAVSGLVLWWKRRPSGRLGVPPLPHGLPLWRGAVVIMLVLGVAFPLVGLSLVLVWALDRLVLSRFGGGRVMAG
- a CDS encoding DUF2946 domain-containing protein; this translates as MARHTTIRSGAWLGLLAMLLVFAGPLLSQARAMDHQGVPAWMGELACSAEHGAPQKAPGQPDHEAAWAKCGYCTLLLNCPALSSAPLVASALADLVRAPRLAPVDSGHAGSAIFPGSRSRAPPVTLA
- the pdxY gene encoding pyridoxal kinase PdxY yields the protein MSRTPHLLSIQSHVVFGHAGNRAAVFPVERLGVNVWPLNTVQFSNHTQYAQWTGEVLPPNQIPTLVEGIAAIGELGNCDAVLSGYLGSAAQGREILEVVARIKRANPRALYLCDPVMGHPEKGCIVAPEVSTFLLEEAAAVADLLCPNQLELNSFAGRRPTSLEDCVGMARALLARGPKAVLVKHLDYPGRAAENFEMLLASAEGTWLLRRPLLAFPRQPVGVGDLTSGVFLARLLLGDDLLGAFEFSAAAVHEVLLETQACGSYELELVRAQDRIAHPRVKFEARRLG
- a CDS encoding sensor domain-containing diguanylate cyclase, which produces MEFLYFSPMLLGLNLMLGSAVACTGLWYFSRPYRGPGLWMAGAWLLIFGILAFFVFVATGNRPLNVLGNATQLAGEAVLMLGVFRFLGRPLPWWTVPVSAGLMAAANSWHWWVAPLNSELLIALYAGIGGLLPLQAANALLRYPREPELRSVCRCVGIVLLGYALVTLLRGAIAVHDWLNAVEHADVTRSMAYLLPYNFGIPLWVIALLGLALMTMRRILLDSQRNARHAEASAQRFERLMGVTSAGVLVLQDGRIHDSNPTLEALFDQPREALQRQAPEQLFVEAERARIGQLLARGDGAPADALALRRDGSTFPAELAVTNLDGSGQQLMEVRDVSHRKALEEQLRLQATTDPLTGALNRRAFQARAEQELQRARRQEQPLCLAMLDLDHFKRINDTHGHASGDLVLCAFSQLCQREARSTDLFARFGGEEFVFLLPDTTLEAARAFLDRLREAVEHLRIDASGTALSVSVSIGLAGSPPNGDLLHLQAAADAALYRAKQYGRNRVELAR